A region of the Channa argus isolate prfri chromosome 3, Channa argus male v1.0, whole genome shotgun sequence genome:
CTGCAGCCTACATCTGGTACAAGAACAGAGAGTTTCTCTATGAGGACTGGTCTCCTTGGTACCAAGAGCTGGTCCAGAGTGAGGAAGGAGTCACATACTCCTGTGCTATGTAAGGCTACGAGGATCTCAGAGCCCCTGACGTCTCAGTGGGTGAGGAGTGATATCACAAAATCTTTGGCTTCATATGTTGCACATGTAGGAAACACTTAACAACAGTCAACCAGAACTACATTGTATTTAATGTtcaagatttaatttaaaacagattCTGTCTCATCAACCTGCTTCACTGTGACCTACGCTAAAGGGAGAATGTGTTCTTATCAGCAGAAATCAGAGGATGAATCCTGCTCCATCACATATCCTACAGGTTCAGTCTTTACAAACctccacaaatacacatacacaccacacacatcacagaaaataaaacatgtttttgtcgTCTCCCAACAGAAGTATATGTCGTAGAGACTCCTATAGGGACGTCCTTAAAGCTGAGCTGCAACAGCAGCTGTCTCATGGTTGACCCTCAAACTGCCTATAGGTGGCACTGGAACAAAGAATTATTGACTGTTTGTGAGAATCAAGACATAATAAGTTTTGATACTCATTCTGAAACCATCTCCTGTGCTGTAAAGGGTCATGAAGACCTGTTCTCAGATGAAATCTGTGAGTATGAACCATCTTATGGGTGTTTTTAACTTATAGAACAGGGCACTTGTATCATTAGTATACATGATTATAGGGGAGTAAGAAAGCTTTGAATAATATTCATACCAGTGAAGGTGGATAACAGACAACAGATCAGCATCTGGTGTTTTGCGTGAGGTCATTTACTAAAGGTCACCTGGTTAATTACATGGCCAGCATGTTAAAAACTCTGGAGTTCCCagttaataaataaagtcaaatccAAGGTCTCCGATGTCCATTAAACTTATCATATGTGCTTAGACAAGTGTTGGTGTTCGACTTGCTGGATTTGTAAAGATTGTACAGCTGTAACTAAAAGGTTCCACTCTGAATTTCAGGCACTGATAACAACTCATGTTGGACGGTGAATTATCCCAGCAGGAGAATCTGTGCTCTGGAAGGTTCATCTGTGAACATTTCAAGTAATTACTATGTCAATGGCCAGAACACCAGAACTAAAAAATGGCATAAAATAAAGAGACATGGTGAGGTCACAGATGGAGGTTTGACTGAGGATGATAATAGAGTGGAGAAatatgacaacatgaaagacgAGCACACGCTGACAATACATGAGCTGAAGAAGAGCGACTCAGGAGAATATGCATTTGTGTTCAACAACTTTGAAGTCTGGAGACCATTTCATGTACCTGGGGTGATTTTATTAGTCACAGGTAATTCGTATTCTTAAATAAgcgaatatgtttttttaaagaaagaattaGTTTTGTTCACCATATTCCTGCAGATGATAATCACTAATGTCAGTGCAAGACAGTTTAAGGCTGCTTCACTTTTCATGAGATAGCACTTGGATCATActgatgtatttttgtatgaaCACAATCTGATATTATTTATGATATAAAACTCAGTTTTCAAAATGTGCCTGACACTTGCTCAAATGCATTCGGCATTTTGCTTTGGTTGATTTAAATTCCCATGTATCTTATATGATctctaaaataaattgtattcaATTTAAGCACATAAATGCTTAAATGATGTCTAACCATCTTTCAGGCCTGAAAGTGACAATGGCTCCTTCTGCAGAGGTGACAGAAGGTCAGAGAGTCACACTGACCTGCAGCACCAGCTGTCCTCTGACTGACAACAACATCTACATTTGGTACTTGAACGGTCGACGTCTGACGCTGCCAGAGAGCCCAAACAAACACCTGATTCTAGACCCAGTCGGCTTTCAGCATGCAGGGAACTACTCCTGTGTGGTCCCAACTCCCCAAAACATCAGTTCATCTGAGGAGAACCTCACTGTCAATGGTGAGTGTGTGCTGTTACATTCGAATTGAATAGTTGTCAAATTTCACCCAGGCTGTAATCAGAGTCTCCTTTCACGTAAAAATGCACATATGACTTTTCAGCTAAATAGATTCTATAACTAACTGTATTTAACTTGTAACTCACATCACACATCGACCTCTTTCCAGCTCGAGAGGCATCAGTACGGATAATGAATGCAGTAAGGCTGACTTTGCTGTCATTTCTACTTCCTGGTGCTCCATTAATACTCTATCTGTGGATGaggtaattgttttaatttttatagttATATTCAATGTCTTCTTGATTTTAGACATTAATTTGCATTATATGAATAAAATCCAGGAAGAAGAAAAGTCTGACCTCCACTGTTGTACGAACTGGACAGGTGAGTACAAAACTTTATATGTGgagactggtgtgtgtgtgtgtgtgtgtgtgtgtgtgtgtgtgtgtgtgtgtgtgtgtgtgtgtgtgtgtgtgtgtgtgtgtgtgtgtccgctcagtcatctgttttctctgtgctgAAAGTGGACATGCTGAATGAGACGATCGCTCTCCAGCCCACGAATCCTGAAGCAAAGGCAGAACCAGCAGGGCAGCAGGAAGACATTTTGTAATGACTGTTTTGGCTTTCAGTCCAGGAcaaaatgtctgtctttttaatttAGATTCAAGTTGGAAAGACACGACTGGCACATCAAAAGCAGATCTAAACATTTCTCCTCATTCTTTGTGTCATTTACTTCCTGTCTTATAGCAGCCACTGGGGGTGGACAGCTTTCACACGTTCACACACTTAaacgtgctttttttttttttttttagtctgacACATGAAGGACTAGAAAGTATAATTTtcttgttatattttatatgcttaagcaacatatatatttataggtcatatttttgttgtttcataatATAAACAATAATATTTGGCTTCTCTATTTATGTATTGTAATAATGGATTTACACAATCTATAACACCTTAGGGCAGAAAGTTTAAATGGGGaagcaatgtttttgttttatcattgtttCATTGTCTTTTTCACGGCCCTTCGTGATAATCAAATcacgactgtggtgcaggaggtagagcggtcgtctaccaatcccccagttgctggtttgatccccatcTCCTCCGGTACACGTCGaagtctccttgagcaagacactgaaccctaacttagttccTCCGGGTGAACAAAGACCAGCTGCTATGCTCCtccataggtgtgtgtgtgtgtctgtgtgtgattgtgagtgtgaatgggtgaatgagaggcAACGTAAAGAGCCTTGGGTACCAATacgtagaaaagtgctttatcagtgcagaccatttaccatttaaatgatacacactgatacaccacaaatgaaacagaaagCAATCATTATAGCAATACTGcaaatttagatttatttattattttgtcctttcggcttatctcattgtccacatgttgatttggcacagtttttacgccggatgcccttcctgacgcaaccctctccagtttctaccgggcttggaccggcactgcacagttggggaggggaaagggctgttggggttttggtgtcttgcccagataCACTTCGACCTACagtggggatcaaaccactgactctaTGGTCcgtgagctacagccgccccatcATGATGTAAAatagcaaagaggaaaaaagactGGCAACATTAATTTTTTGGCTATAAAAAGAAGTTGCTATCAAAGTAATACTGCGTCTTCTACTTTTTCAACTACAATCAAAACATGTAAAAGGTTAAAAGGTCTCTTCTCATATTCTGACTCGGATTATGGAAGAGCTGTAGGGCCTGAAAGATTATGGTTTTTCAAAGAATgctaaaaaaagagcaaaacgTTGGGTGGGTTTGGGcagagaaaataatttacataaacCCTTATATATCATGCAATTTTGATGATGAGTTTGATTTAcccatttatatttgtttactcttttatttttgattacTTATGGTTAACTGGTTTTATTAAGTTTTAgttcttaaaataataaatgttttgtgctATTAATAAAGAGTGATGAGTTCCTCTCTTTCCTACACAGAAGCAAACAGCATGCTGTATGTTAGTAAATCATCTGTAAATCCCAATGTAAGGCCAACAAATGCCCTTATTCACTGCTCTTATTATTTTTGGCAAAAACATTCATCAGAATAAACTGACTGTGGTTTACGACCACAATTCAGTTTGTCCTCTAGACATGTCTTTCACATGTCCTGTGTAACAGCTGTGCTTTAAAAGTCTCCTTTTATACGACGACCCCTGCTGACCGATTTTTTCCATTGGAAAACCATGTAATGTGACAccactgatttttcttttgagcATCCACGAATGGAATGAAAATCAgcacttttacttatttttacttttgattatattttaacaaaaaaaaaacaacaaaaaaaaaacagcatttatagaaaaaaaatgaaataggtATATAGGTAAtaggtttttttaattgaatttaattttatttctatttttattttactttactgtatgacatttagtgtggacggcaaagtaagaatttcattgtgcagggaaactgtctgtctgtgtatatgacaataaacactttgaattgaattgaaataaaagaaagaattagATCTAGCTTTTGAgctatttgttattttctttatg
Encoded here:
- the LOC137124693 gene encoding uncharacterized protein; the encoded protein is MCSYQQKSEDESCSITYPTEVYVVETPIGTSLKLSCNSSCLMVDPQTAYRWHWNKELLTVCENQDIISFDTHSETISCAVKGHEDLFSDEICTDNNSCWTVNYPSRRICALEGSSVNISSNYYVNGQNTRTKKWHKIKRHGEVTDGGLTEDDNRVEKYDNMKDEHTLTIHELKKSDSGEYAFVFNNFEVWRPFHVPGVILLVTGLKVTMAPSAEVTEGQRVTLTCSTSCPLTDNNIYIWYLNGRRLTLPESPNKHLILDPVGFQHAGNYSCVVPTPQNISSSEENLTVNAREASVRIMNAVRLTLLSFLLPGAPLILYLWMRKKKSLTSTVVRTGQSDT